One genomic region from Sphingobacterium multivorum encodes:
- the creD gene encoding cell envelope integrity protein CreD, with protein sequence MDYNNSSPIEQSSFFEKISNSTVLKLFVIFFLSLILLIPLSLISDLIEERKNREQEVSGGIALNWGKEQVISSPVLAIPYRETISLSTEKAEKSNLREELKWIFILPKTSNITTDITPQHLSRGIYNAVVYNSSITLDGSFDKISLEKLDIPHEQIDWKGSKLIFGIQDFKGLGKRPSLNWDGNELTFDPDFNTLKLFTQNLVCPVPLDPQKTDNRFKIKLSLKGSKSLNFLPLGDQTNIQAKGNWANPSFTGAFLPGKRNTETSNFSASWEIPSFSRKLPQQWTSDARPIFQFDNNLENGNEGNKQKAAQTVSTTIASANNLLDNADMITINFLPDINNYQKTTRVAKYGILVIILTFTSLLFTEVIKKKRIHIIQYILIGAAMVLFYTLLLALSEHIGFNLAYLTASVATVMLIGSFIKSITKDQKSALLLSSILALFYLFIYILMQLRDYSLIAGTIGIFIILAILMRVSTKINWYQFDNSHVDQ encoded by the coding sequence ATGGACTACAACAATTCATCACCGATAGAGCAATCCTCATTTTTTGAGAAAATCAGTAATTCCACTGTCCTAAAGTTATTTGTCATTTTCTTTCTTTCCTTGATATTGCTCATTCCACTTTCATTAATAAGCGATCTAATCGAAGAACGGAAAAATAGGGAACAGGAAGTTTCTGGCGGTATTGCATTAAACTGGGGAAAGGAGCAGGTTATTTCCAGTCCCGTGTTAGCTATCCCTTATCGCGAGACTATCTCACTTTCTACCGAAAAAGCCGAAAAATCTAACCTTAGAGAAGAGCTAAAATGGATATTTATCTTACCCAAAACATCCAATATCACAACCGATATAACGCCACAGCATCTCTCTAGAGGTATTTATAATGCTGTAGTTTACAACAGCAGCATCACATTAGATGGTTCTTTTGACAAAATATCCCTAGAAAAACTCGATATTCCGCATGAGCAAATTGACTGGAAAGGCAGCAAGCTTATTTTCGGTATCCAGGACTTTAAAGGTTTAGGCAAGCGTCCATCCTTAAATTGGGATGGAAACGAGTTAACTTTCGACCCAGACTTCAATACTCTCAAATTATTTACGCAAAATTTAGTCTGTCCTGTACCTTTGGATCCGCAGAAAACGGACAATCGTTTCAAGATAAAATTAAGTCTAAAAGGATCCAAATCATTGAATTTTCTTCCGTTGGGTGATCAGACAAATATCCAGGCTAAGGGTAACTGGGCTAATCCAAGTTTCACAGGTGCATTCTTACCGGGGAAACGTAATACCGAAACATCCAATTTTTCGGCTTCCTGGGAAATCCCTTCTTTCAGTCGGAAGCTGCCACAACAATGGACAAGCGATGCCCGTCCGATCTTTCAGTTCGATAACAACCTCGAAAATGGAAATGAGGGCAATAAGCAAAAAGCAGCACAAACCGTCAGCACTACAATTGCCTCTGCAAATAACCTATTGGATAACGCAGACATGATTACAATTAACTTCCTACCAGATATCAACAACTATCAAAAAACAACACGGGTCGCCAAATATGGTATTTTAGTTATCATCCTGACCTTTACTTCGCTCCTATTCACCGAGGTGATCAAGAAAAAACGGATCCATATCATCCAATATATTCTGATTGGAGCAGCGATGGTTCTTTTCTACACATTGCTGCTCGCGCTATCCGAGCATATTGGATTTAATCTAGCTTACTTAACGGCTTCCGTCGCTACAGTTATGCTGATTGGCAGTTTCATTAAATCAATTACCAAAGACCAGAAATCGGCGCTATTGCTGAGTTCTATTCTGGCTTTATTTTATCTTTTTATCTATATCCTCATGCAACTTCGGGATTATTCCCTTATCGCCGGAACAATTGGCATCTTTATCATTTTGGCGATTTTGATGCGCGTTTCAACAAAAATAAACTGGTATCAATTTGATAATAGCCATGTGGATCAATAA
- a CDS encoding winged helix-turn-helix domain-containing protein, which yields MKLDLSLYDKIFENRVRLQIMSVLAANEEYDFNSLKELLDVTDGNLASNLKTLEKEEYISVEKSFVDRKPNTRYKRTTKGLKAFENHLIALENLIKQQYK from the coding sequence GTGAAATTAGATCTTTCCCTATATGACAAAATATTTGAAAACAGAGTTCGCCTCCAAATTATGAGTGTTCTCGCTGCCAATGAAGAATATGATTTTAATTCATTGAAAGAATTGTTGGATGTAACCGACGGTAACCTTGCTTCCAACCTAAAAACGTTGGAAAAAGAGGAATACATTAGTGTCGAAAAAAGCTTTGTAGACCGGAAGCCGAACACCCGATACAAAAGAACGACAAAAGGACTTAAAGCCTTTGAGAATCACCTTATTGCACTTGAAAATTTAATAAAACAACAATACAAATAA
- a CDS encoding trigger factor, with amino-acid sequence MNISHENVDAINAVVNVALAPEDYNPQVDKEIKAQAKKAKLPGFRPGQVPVGHIRRTYGKSILFDEINKLVNEKITNYIAENKLEVLGQPLPLEDDAQYSWDYKDNFNFKYEIGLAPAFELPFTAETEFTSYEIKADEETLADRIKNLRRSYGKMTNPEVSEEGDVLYATLKQDKEEGLEKTTSIRTDIVEDAKIKKSLVGLKKDDVVKIDVKKAFKTEDLARILGITEEEATALDVTKFELTVKNINRLEEADLNQEFFDKLFAEGEVTEEAQFTEKVKEEVENLFKQNSDQRLRNDMYTFGMEKVDVSFPEEFLKRWLKATNPSISEEELNEGFADFLNNLKWTIIENRVVTENGLEVKYDEVINLAKERIYAQIKMYNINEEPSDEQLNQFAIQLLQDREQGNRLFEEAKALKVFDHLKGLVKLNATDIEYKEFEKLA; translated from the coding sequence ATGAATATTTCACACGAGAATGTAGATGCAATCAATGCGGTAGTCAACGTCGCATTAGCACCTGAAGATTATAATCCTCAAGTCGACAAAGAGATTAAAGCGCAAGCTAAAAAAGCAAAATTACCAGGGTTCCGTCCAGGTCAAGTTCCAGTGGGACATATCAGACGTACTTATGGTAAATCTATTTTATTTGATGAGATCAATAAATTAGTGAATGAGAAAATCACCAATTATATTGCTGAGAATAAATTAGAAGTTTTAGGTCAACCACTTCCTTTGGAAGATGATGCACAATACAGCTGGGATTATAAAGACAATTTCAACTTCAAATATGAAATTGGTCTTGCTCCAGCTTTTGAATTACCTTTTACTGCTGAGACTGAATTTACTTCGTACGAAATCAAAGCTGATGAAGAGACATTGGCAGATCGTATCAAGAACTTGCGTCGTAGCTATGGAAAAATGACTAATCCAGAAGTATCTGAAGAAGGTGATGTATTGTATGCAACATTGAAACAAGATAAAGAGGAAGGTCTAGAAAAAACAACTTCTATCCGTACAGATATCGTAGAAGATGCTAAGATCAAAAAATCATTGGTTGGTCTTAAAAAGGACGATGTTGTTAAGATTGATGTTAAAAAAGCATTCAAAACTGAAGATTTAGCACGTATCTTAGGTATCACTGAAGAGGAAGCAACTGCTTTAGACGTTACTAAATTTGAATTGACTGTTAAGAATATCAACCGTTTAGAGGAAGCTGATCTTAACCAAGAATTTTTCGATAAATTATTCGCAGAAGGTGAAGTAACAGAAGAAGCTCAATTCACAGAAAAAGTGAAAGAAGAAGTTGAGAACTTATTCAAACAAAATTCAGATCAAAGATTACGTAATGATATGTATACTTTTGGTATGGAGAAAGTTGATGTATCTTTCCCTGAAGAATTCTTGAAAAGATGGTTGAAAGCAACTAACCCAAGCATTTCTGAAGAAGAATTGAACGAAGGTTTTGCTGACTTCTTGAACAACTTGAAATGGACAATCATCGAAAACCGCGTTGTTACTGAAAATGGTCTTGAAGTTAAATATGATGAAGTTATCAATTTAGCAAAAGAACGTATCTACGCGCAAATCAAGATGTATAACATCAACGAAGAGCCTTCTGATGAGCAGTTGAACCAATTTGCAATTCAATTGTTACAAGATAGAGAGCAAGGTAATCGTTTGTTCGAAGAAGCTAAAGCTTTAAAAGTATTTGATCACTTGAAAGGTTTAGTGAAATTGAATGCTACGGACATTGAATACAAAGAATTCGAGAAATTAGCATAA
- a CDS encoding translocation/assembly module TamB domain-containing protein → MSIVLGSIFIILLALALSLQLKPVQNYVAQKAVDYLSNELNTKISLKSIYFKPFKSIVVEDFQLYSPEGKEILKSGRLEANVNLSQFIELNKIVINKLTIEDTEGTFEQFQDSSNISFLIRYFNPPKKEKKKSSKKIIFDIKELIIKNNTFSYVNHRRKHYNKVVDFGDLGISKLNAHFDKIKIDSNQISANIKTFNLREKKGLVIKGLLGQTTVSKTSIELSELMLATNRSTFKNYIKLSYNSFDDFSDFINKVHVKLRARDSRIHSEDIAFFSSPMHQVKFDVNIKRANLEGTVSSINASQVDLTIGKKTSLAGELQIIGLPDIDKTKFIVPSVAISSEHKDLNAVISDLGNLKNFKLPEIVQIFDKFSFKGSLNGFYNKFKTKGVFTTAIGNVEADALLDIKKEIKYAGNFQSKKFDVGRITKLKDLGTTGFNLQVDGTGTDPKKLSLKIKGDLSNFNFKNYSYQHIQIEGNTDKQLVLASGQIYDPNVKLQFTTDIDWSVKPNYHLDADIQQANLKKLNFFQGDSINIINTKFHTSLIGDNINNITGEFKSDSVNFTSSKGQFVIRDINFLAEGDENARSLTLQSAIGHIDLKGRIDLNTIVPYFKALAMRYAPAIGFENNIFNRQDFDLNINITSFKPIATFFRKDIALDSGATLNAKFESEKQTASFNFYAPEFKYNGIRLTHLIVDQNANLKNMELQTSIDRINFTDSTYIKNVNISNTLANDSLQFNIKMSELEASNSLDLNGVIRFAHAKPAYINFYPSNILINRERWLVNNDAQLKISKGKWYFEKLTLSHDEQKVHIDGILSNEVSDQINLKFQDFNLTSLNGITKPHGINLSGNLNGNIEVNSVFKAPFVVANIKTSPILYNNIPIGSLVLNANYDPENQLVKLDSKIEEGNKLIQLQGSYNHLSENNKLNLKAKLENTDVFVFQPFLRSLVSNIQGKINADLAIEGDILNPKITGSGKLDNASMVINYLKTPYRLSDEIAVTNNRIFLTGLKVYDPKNNVATIDGVVDLNKLSDPDIDVTAEAKNFLVLNTTMKDNNVYYGTAYASGTFQFKGLTSAMNINIRAKSEENTIINIPFNSASTISDTDFIYFIEKDSTKTKKNVKKRDFNGLTMNMDLLINPNAEINLFSSMGELSGRGNSNLNMRISSLGDFEMFGDFIINSGKFNFTAQDYINKIFDLKEGGTVRWAGNPTEANININAIYQQRTSLAPLYNAAGREENPERVLAQADMILKGQLSQPEITFDINFPQNPGVKDELQGYFSDANNVNQQALSLIVRRSFTPGTQTDFGKEVNNTLLSAGTEIAFNQINNIIAQSLNINFFDINIKSLNDASASLRLFNDRLVLTGGISDRRSQALTDLNVFSDRVSTDAEAMFYLRKDGRLVLRASNRLNTRNFLLSPNDGEYISAFGLLYRQEFNTFSEFLKRLFPFGKKTITTAPVETKKSKVN, encoded by the coding sequence GTGTCAATAGTCCTTGGTAGTATATTCATTATACTGCTTGCATTGGCGTTATCACTACAGTTGAAACCGGTACAAAATTATGTTGCCCAAAAAGCTGTCGACTATTTATCCAACGAACTAAACACCAAAATAAGCCTCAAAAGCATCTATTTCAAACCTTTTAAATCTATTGTAGTAGAAGATTTTCAACTCTATAGTCCAGAGGGAAAAGAAATATTAAAATCAGGAAGGTTAGAAGCCAACGTCAACCTTTCTCAATTCATTGAATTGAACAAAATTGTGATCAACAAACTAACCATTGAAGATACCGAAGGCACTTTTGAGCAATTTCAGGACAGCTCCAATATCTCATTTTTAATCCGTTACTTTAACCCACCTAAAAAAGAAAAAAAGAAAAGTTCAAAAAAAATCATCTTCGATATAAAGGAACTGATTATTAAGAACAATACATTTAGCTATGTTAACCATAGACGTAAGCATTACAATAAAGTGGTCGATTTTGGAGATTTAGGTATTTCCAAACTTAACGCCCATTTTGATAAAATAAAAATAGATTCCAATCAAATTTCGGCGAACATAAAGACATTCAATCTGCGCGAAAAGAAAGGTCTAGTAATCAAAGGCCTTCTTGGACAAACGACAGTAAGCAAGACAAGCATTGAACTCAGCGAGCTTATGCTAGCCACCAACCGTTCTACATTCAAAAATTACATCAAGCTTAGCTACAACAGCTTTGACGATTTTTCGGACTTCATCAATAAAGTTCATGTAAAACTTCGTGCTCGGGACTCCCGTATTCACTCCGAGGATATTGCTTTCTTTTCCTCTCCTATGCACCAAGTCAAATTTGACGTGAATATCAAGCGCGCAAATTTAGAAGGAACGGTATCTTCCATCAACGCATCACAGGTCGATTTAACAATTGGAAAAAAAACCAGTTTGGCAGGTGAGCTGCAGATTATCGGTCTACCAGATATTGACAAAACTAAATTTATTGTTCCCAGTGTAGCAATTTCATCTGAGCATAAAGACTTAAATGCCGTTATTAGCGATCTCGGAAATCTAAAAAATTTTAAACTCCCTGAAATTGTCCAGATATTCGACAAATTTTCATTCAAAGGTAGCCTAAATGGGTTCTACAATAAATTTAAGACCAAAGGAGTTTTTACGACTGCGATCGGTAATGTTGAGGCGGACGCCTTATTGGATATCAAGAAGGAAATAAAATATGCAGGCAATTTTCAATCTAAAAAGTTCGATGTAGGTAGGATAACAAAACTAAAAGATCTGGGAACTACAGGCTTCAACCTACAGGTTGACGGAACAGGTACCGACCCCAAGAAACTGAGCTTAAAGATAAAAGGAGATCTCAGTAATTTCAATTTCAAGAATTACAGCTATCAACATATACAAATTGAAGGAAATACAGATAAACAGTTAGTTCTTGCTTCAGGGCAAATATATGATCCAAATGTAAAACTACAGTTTACCACAGATATCGATTGGTCTGTCAAACCCAACTATCACCTGGATGCTGATATCCAACAAGCGAATCTAAAAAAACTTAACTTCTTTCAGGGAGATTCCATCAATATTATTAACACAAAATTCCATACCAGTTTAATTGGGGACAACATCAATAATATTACCGGTGAATTTAAATCAGACAGCGTCAATTTCACTTCCTCTAAAGGCCAATTCGTTATCCGCGATATCAATTTCCTTGCCGAAGGAGATGAAAATGCACGCTCCCTTACCTTGCAGTCGGCTATCGGACACATTGATCTTAAAGGAAGAATAGACCTCAATACAATCGTTCCTTATTTTAAAGCTTTAGCTATGCGCTACGCTCCGGCAATCGGGTTTGAAAACAACATTTTTAATCGCCAGGACTTTGACCTGAATATTAATATAACTTCTTTTAAACCGATCGCAACATTCTTCCGAAAGGACATTGCTTTAGACAGCGGCGCTACACTCAATGCAAAATTTGAAAGTGAAAAACAAACGGCCAGTTTTAATTTTTACGCACCCGAATTCAAATACAATGGTATTCGATTAACTCACCTGATTGTCGATCAAAATGCCAATCTGAAGAATATGGAATTGCAGACCTCCATCGATCGCATCAATTTTACCGACAGTACCTATATTAAAAACGTCAATATTTCAAATACCTTGGCAAACGACAGTTTACAATTTAACATCAAAATGTCGGAACTTGAAGCAAGCAATAGTCTGGATCTTAATGGCGTCATACGCTTTGCCCATGCCAAACCTGCTTATATCAATTTCTATCCATCGAATATCTTAATCAATAGAGAGCGGTGGCTTGTCAATAATGATGCGCAATTGAAAATATCGAAAGGAAAATGGTACTTTGAAAAACTGACGCTGAGTCATGACGAACAAAAAGTTCATATCGATGGCATCCTGTCAAACGAAGTCAGTGATCAGATCAATCTCAAATTTCAGGACTTTAATCTGACGTCCTTAAATGGGATTACCAAACCCCACGGCATCAATCTCTCCGGCAACTTAAACGGAAATATTGAAGTTAATTCTGTATTCAAAGCTCCATTTGTTGTAGCCAATATAAAAACTTCACCTATCCTCTATAACAATATTCCAATCGGCTCATTAGTACTGAATGCAAATTACGATCCCGAAAATCAATTGGTTAAACTAGATAGTAAAATAGAAGAAGGCAACAAATTGATTCAGTTACAAGGTTCCTATAACCATCTAAGCGAAAACAATAAGCTTAATCTGAAAGCTAAACTAGAAAATACCGATGTATTTGTTTTTCAGCCATTTTTAAGAAGCCTAGTATCCAATATCCAGGGCAAGATCAATGCAGATCTGGCTATTGAAGGAGACATTCTGAATCCCAAAATTACCGGTTCTGGAAAATTGGACAATGCTTCGATGGTCATTAATTACCTAAAAACGCCATACCGGCTTTCTGACGAAATTGCAGTGACCAATAACCGAATCTTTTTGACAGGACTAAAAGTATACGATCCCAAAAACAATGTAGCAACCATTGATGGCGTTGTCGATCTTAACAAACTGAGTGATCCCGATATCGATGTTACTGCAGAAGCGAAGAACTTTCTGGTATTAAATACCACAATGAAGGACAATAATGTATATTATGGCACAGCTTACGCTTCGGGCACTTTTCAGTTTAAAGGACTAACGTCTGCCATGAACATCAATATACGGGCTAAATCCGAAGAAAACACGATTATCAATATTCCCTTTAATAGTGCCAGTACAATCTCAGACACGGACTTTATCTACTTTATTGAGAAAGACTCGACCAAAACGAAGAAAAACGTTAAGAAACGAGATTTCAACGGTCTGACGATGAATATGGACCTTTTGATTAACCCGAATGCAGAAATAAATCTATTCTCCAGTATGGGCGAATTATCGGGAAGGGGAAATAGCAATCTCAATATGCGGATATCTTCTTTGGGAGATTTTGAAATGTTTGGGGATTTTATCATAAACAGCGGAAAATTCAATTTCACCGCTCAAGATTATATCAACAAGATTTTTGATCTCAAAGAAGGCGGAACAGTACGATGGGCGGGAAACCCAACAGAAGCGAATATTAATATCAATGCCATCTACCAACAAAGAACAAGCTTAGCGCCGTTGTATAATGCAGCAGGCCGGGAAGAAAACCCCGAGCGTGTATTGGCACAGGCCGACATGATCCTAAAAGGGCAGTTAAGTCAGCCGGAAATCACGTTTGACATCAACTTTCCACAAAACCCCGGAGTTAAGGATGAACTGCAGGGATACTTTTCAGATGCCAACAATGTCAATCAACAGGCGCTTAGTCTGATCGTGAGACGAAGTTTTACACCTGGCACACAGACAGACTTTGGTAAAGAAGTCAATAACACCTTGCTATCTGCTGGAACTGAAATAGCATTCAACCAAATCAACAACATCATAGCCCAATCGCTCAACATCAATTTCTTTGATATTAATATCAAATCTTTAAATGACGCATCCGCCTCACTTCGTCTATTCAACGACCGACTTGTTTTGACAGGCGGTATCTCCGACCGTAGAAGTCAGGCACTAACAGATTTAAATGTATTTTCAGATCGCGTCTCAACCGATGCCGAGGCTATGTTTTATTTGAGAAAAGATGGACGTTTGGTCCTCCGGGCTTCCAATCGCCTAAATACACGTAACTTTCTTCTTAGCCCCAACGACGGCGAATACATCAGTGCTTTCGGGTTACTCTATCGGCAGGAATTTAACACCTTCTCAGAATTCCTAAAAAGGCTATTCCCTTTTGGTAAGAAGACGATTACAACAGCTCCTGTTGAAACAAAGAAAAGCAAGGTCAATTAA
- the tsaD gene encoding tRNA (adenosine(37)-N6)-threonylcarbamoyltransferase complex transferase subunit TsaD codes for MAIILGIESSCDETSASICINGEIHSNVIATQAIHAKYGGVIPELASRAHQQNIIPTVEEAIRQAKVSKNQIDAVSFTRGPGLLGALLVGTSFAKSFALAQNISLIDINHMQAHILAHFIEDPKPNFPFLCLTVSGGHTQIVLVKDYFEMELLGETLDDAAGEAFDKTAKILNLPYPGGPLIDKFAKEGNSAAYKLPEPQIPGLNFSFSGLKTAILYLVQDQLKQNPDFLTHHMADLCASVQSRIVSILLNKLKKAAKETGVKDIAIAGGVSANSGLRQSLIEMGEKYNWRVFIPKFEYCTDNAAMIAIAGYHKFLKKDFVGQDVAPMARMHL; via the coding sequence ATGGCTATTATTTTAGGGATTGAATCCTCTTGTGATGAAACCTCCGCTTCTATCTGTATTAACGGTGAAATTCATTCAAATGTTATTGCAACTCAGGCAATCCACGCAAAATATGGTGGAGTGATTCCCGAGCTCGCTTCACGTGCTCATCAACAAAATATTATTCCAACAGTGGAAGAAGCCATTCGCCAAGCAAAAGTAAGCAAAAATCAAATAGATGCAGTGAGTTTTACGCGTGGGCCTGGATTATTAGGTGCACTTTTAGTAGGAACCTCATTTGCTAAATCTTTTGCACTTGCACAGAATATCTCTTTAATTGATATAAACCATATGCAGGCGCATATCCTGGCTCATTTTATTGAGGATCCGAAACCGAATTTTCCGTTTTTATGTCTTACTGTTTCTGGTGGTCATACGCAAATTGTATTGGTGAAAGATTATTTTGAAATGGAGCTTTTGGGAGAAACATTGGATGATGCGGCAGGAGAGGCTTTTGATAAAACAGCTAAAATCCTGAATCTACCTTATCCCGGCGGACCGCTTATCGATAAATTTGCAAAAGAAGGTAATTCAGCCGCTTATAAGCTGCCCGAACCACAGATTCCAGGTCTTAATTTTAGTTTTTCAGGATTGAAAACTGCGATATTGTATTTGGTTCAAGATCAATTGAAGCAGAACCCGGATTTTCTGACACACCATATGGCCGACTTATGTGCTAGTGTACAATCGCGTATTGTATCAATCCTGCTGAATAAATTAAAGAAAGCAGCAAAGGAAACAGGTGTAAAGGATATTGCCATCGCGGGTGGCGTTTCGGCCAATTCTGGCCTGAGGCAAAGCTTAATTGAAATGGGCGAGAAATACAATTGGAGAGTGTTTATTCCAAAATTTGAATATTGTACTGATAATGCAGCGATGATTGCTATTGCAGGTTATCACAAGTTTTTAAAGAAAGATTTCGTTGGTCAGGACGTTGCTCCTATGGCTAGGATGCATCTGTAG
- a CDS encoding energy transducer TonB: MMNSKLNIYRKEWLDVIFAGRNKMYGAYELRNLSDRATNMGLGIVVSFAVLLIAGSYAYNKYFKQTVPAVIYEVQDIGPDMLEEIQKKVEEKEEVPEEPVMMQEKAPQQVAQDVSKFDLVRMPDIKVTAASRVTEELVSQDELKNPNTMTSRITLKASPSGTYIARGEFGSSKRDGDITGSKDGSLSGGGTDDNANNTFTSVEIMPTPVGGLPAFMKWIAENYNFPQQALDQGVSGVIEVSFVVEKDGSLTDIAVKRDMKFGTGDAAINLLKKAKKWKPGVQNGLKVRVAYTLPIRLSAVSQ; encoded by the coding sequence ATGATGAACTCTAAATTGAATATCTACCGCAAAGAATGGCTGGACGTTATTTTTGCTGGTCGCAACAAAATGTACGGAGCTTACGAGTTGCGAAATCTCTCTGATAGAGCAACAAATATGGGTTTGGGAATTGTTGTTTCTTTTGCAGTTTTGCTGATTGCAGGATCCTATGCATATAATAAATATTTTAAGCAAACTGTTCCGGCCGTGATTTATGAAGTACAAGATATTGGCCCCGACATGCTGGAAGAAATTCAAAAGAAGGTGGAGGAAAAAGAGGAGGTTCCTGAAGAACCTGTTATGATGCAGGAGAAAGCCCCGCAGCAGGTTGCCCAAGATGTATCCAAATTTGATCTGGTTCGGATGCCCGATATAAAAGTGACCGCAGCGAGCAGAGTTACCGAAGAGCTTGTGAGTCAGGATGAGTTGAAAAACCCCAATACAATGACTTCAAGGATCACATTGAAAGCAAGTCCATCGGGAACATATATTGCGCGCGGTGAATTTGGTTCTTCAAAAAGAGATGGTGATATTACTGGTTCTAAAGATGGTTCATTATCGGGAGGCGGAACTGATGATAATGCTAACAATACATTTACATCAGTAGAAATTATGCCAACACCTGTGGGGGGACTGCCTGCTTTTATGAAGTGGATCGCCGAGAATTACAACTTTCCACAACAGGCCTTAGACCAAGGAGTTTCGGGTGTTATAGAGGTTTCTTTTGTCGTTGAGAAAGATGGATCATTGACAGATATTGCTGTTAAACGTGATATGAAATTTGGTACGGGAGATGCTGCTATAAACTTATTGAAGAAAGCGAAAAAATGGAAACCTGGGGTGCAAAATGGACTTAAAGTGCGTGTAGCGTATACTTTACCGATCCGTTTAAGTGCTGTCTCACAATAA
- a CDS encoding LutB/LldF family L-lactate oxidation iron-sulfur protein — MAESTANTFIKESAQKAFDTKHRDIINYNIDKYSMAFEKGKSKFADLENSKIKANLIKWKVMENLDRYLLQFEANFTARGGKVIWANDATEALDEIYSIIARKKAKSVVKSKSMATEEIELNHFLASKNIEAVETDLGEYIIQLLDQKPYHFVTPAMHLSLEDIAKLFHEKFDTPLDASAEQLTMKARELLRDRYLSAEIGITGANFLIAETGSIAITENEGNARLTSTFPKTHIAVVGIEKIIPNVQDLEVFWPLLSTHGTGQNLTVYNTLLTGPKQPYESDGPEEMYVILLDNGRSKLLAQKEQRQGLYCIRCGACLNVCPIYQNIGGHTYETTYQGPIGSLISPHLNGMKEFKHLSYASTLCGKCTEVCPVGIDIQRMLLVNRKDSVDQGLATKTEQKVWQWFTYGIMRRKLIDFFGGKFKNFFLKKFFQKTWGDQRELPKLADKSFSKQWKEHQKNKE, encoded by the coding sequence ATGGCAGAGAGTACCGCTAATACGTTTATTAAGGAAAGTGCGCAAAAAGCATTTGACACCAAACACCGCGATATTATCAATTACAATATCGACAAATACAGCATGGCTTTTGAAAAAGGTAAGAGCAAATTTGCAGACCTTGAAAATAGCAAGATAAAAGCGAATCTGATCAAATGGAAGGTCATGGAAAATCTCGATCGCTATTTGTTGCAATTTGAAGCGAATTTCACGGCTCGAGGTGGAAAAGTAATTTGGGCCAATGACGCCACGGAAGCCTTGGACGAAATTTATTCGATCATTGCGCGTAAAAAAGCAAAATCTGTTGTCAAGTCAAAATCCATGGCGACTGAAGAGATCGAGCTTAATCATTTTCTAGCCTCAAAAAATATTGAAGCTGTAGAAACTGATCTTGGCGAGTATATCATTCAGCTGCTGGATCAAAAGCCTTATCATTTTGTTACGCCGGCTATGCATTTGAGCCTGGAAGATATTGCCAAGCTTTTTCACGAAAAATTTGACACACCACTAGATGCATCTGCGGAGCAACTTACAATGAAGGCCCGTGAATTACTTCGAGATCGCTATCTATCGGCAGAAATTGGGATTACTGGAGCCAATTTCTTAATTGCCGAAACTGGAAGTATAGCAATTACCGAAAATGAAGGAAACGCCCGATTGACATCGACCTTCCCCAAAACACATATCGCCGTCGTTGGAATAGAAAAAATCATTCCCAATGTACAAGATTTAGAAGTCTTTTGGCCACTCCTGTCCACACATGGCACGGGTCAAAATCTAACAGTATACAATACGCTACTCACTGGGCCAAAACAGCCTTATGAATCAGATGGGCCCGAAGAAATGTATGTTATACTGCTTGACAATGGCCGCAGCAAGCTCTTAGCGCAGAAAGAACAACGTCAGGGTTTGTACTGCATCCGTTGTGGCGCCTGTCTGAATGTATGTCCAATCTACCAGAACATCGGTGGACATACCTATGAAACGACTTATCAAGGACCTATTGGATCGTTGATATCGCCGCATTTAAATGGCATGAAGGAATTCAAACACCTGAGCTACGCCTCCACACTCTGCGGCAAATGTACAGAGGTCTGCCCCGTTGGTATTGACATACAGCGCATGCTTCTCGTCAACAGAAAAGATTCCGTTGATCAGGGGCTGGCAACAAAAACGGAACAAAAAGTATGGCAGTGGTTCACCTACGGGATAATGCGAAGAAAACTGATTGATTTCTTTGGCGGAAAATTCAAGAATTTCTTCCTCAAGAAATTCTTTCAGAAAACTTGGGGAGATCAACGAGAGCTACCCAAATTGGCCGATAAATCATTCTCCAAACAATGGAAAGAACATCAAAAAAATAAAGAATAA